From a single Fulvivirga ulvae genomic region:
- a CDS encoding ABC transporter ATP-binding protein, with protein MAAIEVNDISRAYGQVQALDAVSLSVEYGELFGLIGPDGAGKSTLFRILTTLLLADEGQATVAGHDVEKGYRQIRKQVGYMPGRFSLYQDLTVEENLRFFATIFNTTVEENYNLIKDIYEQIEPFKKRPAGKLSGGMKQKLALSCALIHKPKVLFLDEPTTGVDAVSRQEFWDMLKSLKAKGIAILVSTPYMDEAGMCDRIALIQNGRILQTDTPGKIVESYPSPLYAIRSGNNYELLKLLRDMDYTRSALPFGEYLHLATHANVSIDEIISSLDPAGYPDLEVRPIEPDIEDLFLELSREV; from the coding sequence ATGGCAGCGATTGAAGTAAATGATATTTCGAGGGCTTACGGACAGGTTCAGGCGCTTGATGCTGTATCACTTTCCGTGGAGTACGGAGAATTGTTCGGGCTTATAGGCCCCGACGGAGCCGGTAAATCCACCCTCTTCCGGATACTTACCACCCTCCTGCTGGCTGATGAAGGGCAGGCTACGGTAGCAGGGCATGATGTTGAGAAAGGCTACCGTCAAATCAGAAAACAGGTCGGTTATATGCCGGGCAGGTTCTCGCTTTATCAGGATTTGACCGTGGAAGAGAACCTGAGATTCTTCGCCACCATATTTAACACCACTGTAGAAGAGAACTATAATCTGATCAAAGACATCTACGAGCAGATAGAGCCTTTCAAAAAAAGGCCTGCGGGCAAACTTTCCGGTGGCATGAAGCAAAAACTTGCACTAAGCTGCGCGCTGATCCATAAGCCCAAGGTATTGTTTCTGGATGAGCCTACCACCGGTGTGGATGCAGTAAGCCGTCAAGAATTCTGGGACATGCTCAAAAGCCTTAAAGCAAAAGGTATAGCTATCCTAGTCAGCACACCGTACATGGATGAAGCCGGTATGTGCGACAGGATTGCGTTGATCCAAAATGGCAGGATACTGCAAACTGACACCCCCGGTAAAATTGTAGAGAGCTATCCCAGTCCACTGTACGCCATCAGGTCGGGCAATAATTATGAGTTGCTGAAATTACTCCGCGACATGGACTATACCAGAAGTGCTTTGCCTTTTGGCGAATATTTGCACCTGGCTACACATGCCAATGTCAGTATCGATGAAATTATCAGTTCGCTGGACCCGGCAGGCTACCCTGACCTTGAAGTCCGGCCTATAGAGCCTGATATAGAAGACCTTTTCCTTGAATTAAGTCGTGAAGTTTAA
- a CDS encoding TetR/AcrR family transcriptional regulator, whose protein sequence is MAKSIKTEEKILESASEVFREKGFNGARMREIADTAGINKGLLHYYFKTKDALFEAVFKMAFGQVISRIHSILETDASLDDKIDQIVDTHLGMILKNPSLPNFVISELNKDADRFIQRNISQREKLIFTKFMTLVEREAEEGKIKKIDARQLLMNIISMIIFPVLGRPVMQVIFGTDNEEFGKLLLDRKQHIKQFVKDALKP, encoded by the coding sequence ATGGCTAAATCGATCAAAACAGAAGAGAAGATACTGGAATCTGCCTCGGAAGTATTCCGCGAAAAGGGCTTTAATGGTGCCAGAATGCGAGAAATCGCTGATACGGCCGGAATAAACAAAGGCTTGCTCCACTACTACTTCAAAACCAAGGATGCTTTGTTTGAAGCCGTGTTTAAGATGGCCTTCGGGCAGGTAATTTCGAGGATCCATAGCATACTGGAAACGGACGCCTCACTGGATGACAAGATCGATCAGATCGTGGATACACACCTGGGGATGATCCTGAAAAACCCCTCCCTGCCCAACTTCGTCATTAGCGAACTTAACAAGGATGCTGACCGGTTCATTCAACGTAATATCAGCCAAAGGGAAAAACTGATCTTCACAAAGTTCATGACCCTGGTGGAAAGGGAAGCGGAGGAAGGAAAGATAAAAAAGATAGATGCCCGCCAATTGCTTATGAACATAATATCCATGATCATTTTCCCGGTACTGGGCAGACCTGTCATGCAGGTAATATTCGGTACGGACAATGAGGAGTTTGGTAAGCTGCTCCTTGACCGTAAACAGCACATTAAACAATTTGTAAAAGATGCATTGAAACCATAG
- a CDS encoding sterol desaturase family protein, with protein MIQGFIDNILYQYSYIQLYGLVFLYFVILYFGLAPLFLQACKFLHRRGLLEVISKLEVTAKQVRFEILHSLKSVIIFGFSGIPLIFLIRHGIIDLVPDTPLNILTGLIILVIWNEIHFFMVHRLMHLRYFMKRVHYVHHRSRVPTVYSVYSFHWFEALLLSTVPVTIALIIPLSATAIFIFPLVSILLNYAGHCNYRFWSGKAPGFLAFGTKHNHHHSRAKRNYGFASGLLDRINNKFFNKS; from the coding sequence ATGATCCAAGGCTTTATTGATAACATATTATACCAGTACTCCTACATTCAGCTCTATGGATTGGTCTTCCTCTATTTTGTGATATTGTATTTTGGCCTTGCACCATTGTTTCTGCAAGCTTGTAAATTTCTACACAGAAGAGGCCTGTTAGAGGTAATTTCAAAGCTGGAAGTAACAGCCAAACAGGTAAGGTTCGAGATACTGCATTCTTTAAAATCCGTTATCATCTTCGGTTTTTCCGGCATCCCGCTCATATTTCTTATCCGCCATGGGATAATAGACCTGGTTCCTGATACACCTCTTAACATACTGACAGGACTTATTATACTGGTTATTTGGAATGAGATACATTTTTTTATGGTACACCGGCTCATGCACCTCCGCTATTTCATGAAGCGTGTCCATTATGTGCATCACCGGTCCAGGGTACCAACAGTATATTCGGTCTATAGCTTTCACTGGTTTGAAGCCTTGCTGCTGAGTACTGTTCCTGTTACAATAGCCCTAATTATTCCCTTATCAGCAACAGCCATATTTATATTTCCGCTGGTGAGCATACTGCTAAATTATGCCGGGCATTGCAATTACCGTTTTTGGAGTGGAAAAGCGCCGGGTTTTCTGGCTTTTGGCACCAAACATAACCACCACCACTCCAGGGCAAAACGCAATTATGGCTTTGCCTCCGGTTTACTGGATAGAATAAACAACAAATTTTTTAATAAAAGCTGA
- a CDS encoding HlyD family secretion protein, translating to MMTRSKFNIWLCTGLALLGCNNEELSDAYGNFEATTVTVSAKGNGELRCFPVEESMHLEAGQQAGLIDTTQLHLELLQVAAQIASLGDKLKEAEPEVALLLERKENLLREYNRTQNLVAAKAATPKQLDEYEGEIEVVSQQIATTRRQTSVANRSILAERGPLRARLDVLQNNIADHVIINPISGTVLTKYAEPGELVTRGTPMYKIANLKTLKLKAYANAIDLQKVAIGDTVTVLIDKDEEEYTEIPGVITHISDEAEFTPENIQTREERTTLVYAIEVMVTNNDGRLKIGMPGEVRFQH from the coding sequence ATGATGACGAGATCAAAATTTAATATCTGGCTATGCACAGGCCTGGCCCTGTTAGGCTGCAATAACGAAGAGCTTTCTGATGCCTATGGCAATTTTGAAGCTACCACAGTTACGGTAAGTGCAAAAGGCAATGGAGAACTCCGGTGTTTTCCTGTTGAAGAAAGTATGCACCTGGAGGCGGGTCAGCAGGCCGGCCTGATTGACACTACACAGCTCCACTTAGAGCTGCTCCAGGTAGCAGCACAAATAGCCTCACTTGGTGATAAACTTAAAGAGGCGGAGCCGGAGGTAGCCCTGCTGCTGGAGCGCAAGGAAAACCTGCTCCGGGAGTACAACCGTACCCAAAACCTGGTAGCTGCCAAGGCCGCCACACCCAAACAACTGGATGAATATGAAGGTGAAATTGAAGTGGTAAGCCAGCAAATAGCTACCACCCGTCGCCAGACCTCCGTGGCTAACCGTAGTATACTGGCAGAGCGTGGCCCATTGCGCGCCCGGCTCGATGTACTGCAAAACAATATAGCAGATCACGTGATCATCAACCCTATATCTGGCACGGTACTCACCAAATATGCAGAACCCGGAGAGCTGGTTACCCGCGGCACACCAATGTACAAGATCGCCAACCTCAAAACGCTCAAACTAAAGGCATATGCCAATGCAATAGACCTTCAAAAGGTGGCTATTGGTGATACGGTCACAGTTCTGATTGACAAAGATGAAGAAGAGTACACAGAGATACCCGGCGTAATTACCCATATATCAGATGAAGCAGAGTTTACTCCTGAAAACATACAAACCCGGGAAGAGCGTACCACCCTGGTTTATGCCATAGAGGTGATGGTAACCAATAACGACGGGAGGTTGAAAATAGGCATGCCGGGAGAAGTACGCTTTCAACATTAA
- a CDS encoding DUF1398 domain-containing protein, which produces MFTVEQIKAAHAKVKSGADFPEYIREIRQMGVTGFETWVKDSHTEYFGKNGYQTKSLPMYHNLNIADKTNKEKFSQYLKLHQQGQTDYPMFCQHCAETGIEKWIVNLDKMTCIYYDKQGNDILTETIPQ; this is translated from the coding sequence ATGTTTACCGTAGAACAAATTAAAGCAGCACATGCAAAAGTAAAATCCGGAGCCGACTTCCCCGAATACATCCGGGAGATCAGGCAAATGGGTGTAACCGGTTTTGAAACCTGGGTAAAAGACAGCCACACGGAATATTTCGGCAAAAACGGCTATCAAACAAAGTCTCTGCCGATGTACCACAATCTGAACATCGCTGACAAGACCAACAAGGAAAAATTCAGTCAGTACCTGAAGCTCCATCAGCAAGGCCAAACTGACTATCCTATGTTTTGCCAACACTGTGCTGAAACAGGCATTGAAAAATGGATCGTAAATCTTGATAAGATGACATGCATCTATTATGACAAACAAGGAAATGATATACTAACGGAGACTATTCCTCAATAA
- a CDS encoding TolC family protein: MNRIYFIVALVFSLAVFYKATAQYKDKLTLSEAYELAMANYPLTGQKSLLMEQTELSLSIIRNESLPALSANLEGQLQSESLQIGSDSPESPVFINMPRESYKAYAQLDYTLYRGGLTHARREVEKANLEVGLNQLEADLRPVKDRINDLFFSIMLSRQQQELIASSLSNINASLQNLEAGYNNGTVLESEIIKLKVRKLELQNQQESVLADSKAAIKILGELTGLNLSPATELALPNYNASSEVELQRPEQQMYESKKLLLSAQEGTITALRKPRISLFAQGGVGYPNPLNFSDIDHAPYALGGIRMTWKIWDWQTTAQKTERLRVQQKQVDIQKEAFEYNIETREDEFLEKMDAFTRQIQNHQSIVALQGEILQQSEAQLNNGVINATDYLIQVNAELEARLRLHLYELQLQQLQVKYLTLFGTL, encoded by the coding sequence ATGAACAGAATTTATTTCATTGTCGCCCTGGTTTTCAGCCTGGCAGTTTTCTATAAAGCCACTGCGCAGTATAAAGACAAACTGACGCTATCCGAAGCTTATGAGCTGGCTATGGCCAACTATCCGCTCACTGGTCAAAAGAGCCTGCTCATGGAGCAAACAGAGCTTTCCCTCAGTATTATCAGGAATGAAAGCCTTCCTGCACTATCCGCCAATCTCGAAGGACAACTACAAAGTGAGAGCCTGCAAATAGGCTCTGACAGTCCTGAAAGTCCGGTATTTATTAACATGCCAAGGGAGAGCTACAAAGCCTACGCGCAACTGGATTACACGCTATACCGGGGAGGTCTTACCCATGCCAGAAGGGAGGTGGAAAAAGCCAATCTGGAAGTAGGCCTCAACCAGTTGGAAGCTGATCTCCGACCGGTAAAAGATCGGATAAATGACCTTTTCTTTAGCATTATGCTTTCGAGACAGCAGCAGGAACTGATCGCCAGTTCGCTGAGCAACATCAACGCCAGTCTCCAAAACCTTGAAGCCGGTTATAATAATGGTACCGTGCTCGAAAGTGAGATCATCAAACTCAAGGTAAGGAAGCTGGAGCTGCAAAATCAGCAGGAAAGTGTGTTGGCCGACTCGAAAGCAGCCATCAAAATACTCGGGGAGCTTACAGGCCTCAACCTCTCTCCTGCTACGGAACTGGCACTGCCAAACTACAATGCTTCCTCAGAAGTTGAACTACAACGCCCTGAACAGCAAATGTACGAATCCAAAAAGCTGCTGCTCAGCGCACAGGAAGGTACGATCACCGCCTTACGAAAGCCACGCATTTCACTCTTTGCCCAGGGCGGCGTAGGATACCCAAACCCCTTAAACTTCTCTGATATTGACCACGCTCCATATGCCCTGGGCGGCATCCGCATGACATGGAAGATCTGGGACTGGCAAACCACCGCCCAAAAGACCGAACGGTTAAGGGTTCAGCAAAAGCAGGTAGATATCCAAAAGGAAGCCTTTGAATACAACATAGAAACCCGGGAAGATGAGTTTCTTGAAAAAATGGATGCGTTCACCCGGCAAATACAGAACCACCAAAGCATAGTAGCCCTTCAGGGCGAGATACTGCAGCAGTCAGAAGCCCAATTGAACAACGGTGTGATCAACGCTACGGATTACCTGATACAAGTCAATGCCGAGCTTGAGGCCAGGCTGCGGCTACACCTGTACGAATTACAACTCCAGCAATTACAAGTTAAATATCTAACCTTATTCGGAACGTTATGA
- a CDS encoding ABC transporter permease yields MRTLFFLIQKEFLQIMRNKTILIMMTILPIFQLIVLSNAATNEVKEVKIILLDHDLSETSRALTRKIMANEHFRLIDQLFSKEQALEKMQANEADIILEVPGNFEREFVRGEKPAMQMLVNAINGQQATVGSGYLRNIINTYNRDIFSEIHWMPRPATSHSGIDVSSRYWYNPMLRYTDFMVPGILAELTALLTIVLTAMNVVREREIGTIEQVNVTPIKKWQFIIGKLVPFLCVGMFIMTVGLTVGKIVFDIPMVGSLGLLFVYAFINLIAVLGFGLLISNFADTQQQAIFVAFFFILIFILMSGLFTPIDSMPTWAQYLTKANPLAHFIAVSRKVLMKGSGFLDLTSEFIYTTILAIIFNAAAIWSYKKQE; encoded by the coding sequence ATGAGAACATTATTCTTTCTAATACAAAAAGAGTTCCTCCAGATAATGAGGAACAAAACAATACTGATCATGATGACAATACTGCCCATCTTTCAGCTTATTGTGTTGTCAAATGCCGCTACCAATGAAGTAAAAGAAGTAAAGATCATACTGCTGGATCACGACCTGAGCGAAACCTCACGTGCTTTAACCCGCAAAATAATGGCCAATGAGCACTTCAGGCTGATCGATCAATTATTCAGTAAAGAGCAGGCCCTGGAAAAGATGCAGGCCAATGAGGCCGATATTATTCTTGAGGTACCGGGCAATTTTGAAAGGGAGTTTGTAAGAGGCGAAAAGCCGGCTATGCAAATGCTGGTCAATGCCATTAACGGCCAGCAGGCTACCGTCGGCTCAGGCTATTTGAGAAATATCATAAACACATATAACCGTGACATCTTTAGTGAAATACACTGGATGCCACGCCCTGCCACCAGCCATAGCGGTATTGATGTCAGCTCAAGGTACTGGTACAACCCCATGCTCAGGTATACCGATTTCATGGTACCGGGTATCCTTGCAGAGCTTACCGCACTTCTTACCATCGTGCTTACAGCCATGAATGTGGTCAGGGAAAGGGAAATAGGCACCATTGAACAGGTCAACGTAACGCCTATTAAAAAGTGGCAGTTTATTATAGGTAAGCTTGTACCGTTTCTTTGCGTCGGTATGTTTATCATGACGGTAGGCCTTACCGTAGGGAAAATCGTTTTCGACATACCTATGGTCGGCAGCCTCGGCCTTTTATTTGTTTACGCCTTCATCAACCTCATAGCTGTGCTGGGCTTTGGACTGCTTATCTCCAACTTTGCCGACACCCAGCAACAAGCCATCTTCGTTGCATTCTTTTTCATCCTGATCTTCATCCTCATGAGTGGCCTGTTCACCCCGATCGACAGCATGCCGACCTGGGCACAGTACCTCACTAAGGCCAATCCTCTGGCACACTTCATTGCCGTATCCAGAAAAGTACTCATGAAAGGCAGTGGTTTCTTAGACCTTACCTCAGAGTTTATTTACACCACCATTTTGGCGATCATCTTCAATGCAGCAGCCATTTGGAGCTATAAAAAGCAGGAATGA
- a CDS encoding ABC transporter ATP-binding protein, with protein MQAYSIEVDHLTKKFGQFTAVDQISFKVAKGEIFGFLGANGAGKTTAMRMLTGLSKPTSGSGMVAGFDVIHDYEKIKTRIGYMSQKFSLYEDLTVKQNIRFFGGIYGLSKQEIRQKTDAILHDLRLSEVASKLVASLPLGWKQRLAFAISMVHDPDIVFLDEPTGGVDPMVRREFWEAIYEAAGHGRTIFVTTHYLDEAEYCDRVSIMVAGKIEALDTPANLKKQFGSQTMNDVFLKLVR; from the coding sequence ATGCAAGCCTATTCAATAGAAGTCGATCATCTGACTAAAAAATTCGGACAATTCACAGCAGTGGATCAGATCAGCTTTAAGGTGGCCAAAGGTGAGATCTTCGGCTTTCTTGGTGCCAACGGAGCCGGAAAGACCACCGCCATGCGCATGCTGACAGGCCTGAGCAAACCTACGTCCGGTTCGGGAATGGTCGCCGGATTTGATGTCATACATGATTATGAAAAGATCAAAACCCGCATCGGATATATGTCTCAAAAGTTCAGCCTGTATGAAGACCTTACCGTAAAGCAAAACATCCGGTTTTTCGGTGGCATTTATGGTCTGTCCAAACAGGAGATCCGGCAAAAGACGGATGCCATCCTGCATGATCTCAGGCTTTCGGAAGTCGCCTCCAAACTGGTTGCCTCATTGCCTCTGGGCTGGAAACAGCGGCTGGCATTTGCCATTTCCATGGTTCATGACCCCGACATTGTATTTCTCGATGAGCCTACCGGAGGTGTCGACCCTATGGTAAGGAGAGAGTTTTGGGAGGCCATTTATGAAGCGGCCGGGCACGGCCGCACCATCTTCGTTACCACACATTACCTCGATGAGGCCGAATACTGCGACCGGGTATCGATCATGGTTGCGGGGAAAATCGAAGCGCTGGATACCCCGGCCAACCTGAAGAAGCAATTTGGTTCACAAACCATGAACGATGTATTCCTAAAACTTGTCCGCTGA
- a CDS encoding ABC transporter permease, with translation MIKVFRAFIQKEIYHILRDRRTLLILFGMPVAQVLIFGFAVTNEFKNANIDILDQAKDQTSSKLVRHMTSSGHFNVNRMLVSEKQVEEGFRSGKTDLVMVIPADFSKDLYTYDPAQVQLIADGSDPNMANALVQYARVMINDFQQQEYKRPANPYQVNIETRMLYNPLLESAYNFIPGTIALILLIISAMMTSLTIAREKEQGTMEILLVSPLPPLLIILGKVAPYAILSFIDAVLILVMGYFIFGVPVTGSLVLLLCLCMVYVITALSLGTLISTTSETQQDAMMKSLIGLLMPSTLLSGFIFPLTSMPEVLQYISHIIPATYFIEILKGIMLRGVGLEYIIFEVSVLLFMIVAFLTLTWKKFKIRLE, from the coding sequence ATGATCAAAGTTTTTCGGGCATTCATTCAGAAAGAGATCTACCACATCCTCAGGGACAGGCGCACACTGCTCATTTTATTTGGCATGCCGGTGGCGCAGGTATTGATATTTGGCTTTGCCGTAACCAATGAGTTCAAAAATGCCAATATCGATATTCTCGACCAGGCTAAAGACCAAACCTCCTCAAAGCTGGTAAGGCATATGACCAGCTCCGGCCACTTTAATGTTAACAGGATGCTTGTATCCGAAAAGCAGGTAGAGGAAGGGTTCAGGAGTGGAAAAACTGATCTTGTTATGGTTATCCCCGCTGATTTCAGCAAAGACCTGTACACTTATGACCCTGCCCAGGTACAGTTGATCGCCGATGGATCAGACCCTAATATGGCCAATGCGCTTGTGCAATATGCCAGGGTCATGATCAATGACTTTCAACAGCAGGAGTATAAGCGGCCTGCGAATCCATACCAGGTAAATATTGAAACCCGTATGCTGTACAACCCGCTTCTGGAAAGCGCCTATAATTTCATCCCCGGAACTATTGCCCTCATCCTGTTGATCATATCCGCCATGATGACCTCACTTACGATAGCGAGGGAAAAAGAACAAGGTACCATGGAGATCCTTTTGGTATCCCCCCTTCCTCCCTTGCTCATTATCCTGGGCAAAGTGGCGCCATATGCCATCCTTTCATTTATCGATGCCGTTCTGATCCTGGTCATGGGGTACTTTATTTTTGGAGTACCTGTTACCGGAAGCCTCGTGTTACTGCTATGCCTGTGCATGGTCTATGTAATCACTGCACTTTCACTGGGAACACTGATATCCACCACCTCAGAAACCCAGCAGGACGCCATGATGAAATCACTCATTGGGCTGCTGATGCCTTCAACACTGCTTTCAGGTTTTATCTTTCCCCTCACCAGCATGCCCGAAGTACTGCAATACATCAGCCATATTATTCCGGCCACCTATTTTATAGAAATACTCAAAGGAATAATGCTTCGTGGTGTAGGTCTGGAATACATCATTTTCGAAGTGAGTGTATTGCTGTTTATGATCGTGGCCTTTCTCACCCTGACCTGGAAGAAGTTTAAAATACGTCTGGAATGA
- a CDS encoding helix-turn-helix transcriptional regulator gives MRFDKVIPTDRLKPYIRYFVISENAERQTYKVFPSTSLVIGFQYKGRLSTWSGGEEANLASAGITGISGSFKLFTNTANIGTILICFTETGLAQFTSCPAHELFNQSISLDHLFESSKITETEEKLSLATTDVQRISVIEHFLLSQFREKHTDKLIVKAIDLIYQSKGTIRIKTLNDALHISQSPFEKRFRKLVGTSPKKFTSIVRFQSVLRDLEANKGLTETCYENNFFDQAHFIKSFKQFTGQTPEQFRHPS, from the coding sequence ATGAGATTCGATAAAGTAATACCTACAGACCGGCTGAAGCCTTATATCAGGTATTTCGTAATTTCTGAAAATGCTGAAAGACAAACTTACAAAGTGTTCCCTTCCACTAGTTTGGTGATTGGCTTCCAATATAAGGGCCGTCTTTCTACCTGGTCAGGTGGAGAAGAAGCTAATCTGGCCTCTGCAGGGATCACGGGGATCAGCGGCAGCTTTAAGCTCTTCACAAACACTGCCAATATCGGCACTATATTGATTTGTTTTACTGAGACCGGTTTAGCCCAATTCACCTCCTGCCCTGCCCATGAGTTATTCAACCAAAGTATTTCCCTTGACCACCTATTTGAGAGTAGCAAAATCACCGAAACCGAAGAAAAGCTATCATTAGCAACAACAGATGTACAAAGGATCAGTGTTATTGAACACTTTCTTTTGTCTCAATTCAGAGAAAAGCATACAGATAAGTTGATTGTTAAGGCCATCGATCTCATTTACCAGTCCAAAGGAACCATCCGGATTAAAACGTTGAATGACGCACTGCACATAAGCCAGAGCCCGTTTGAAAAGCGTTTCAGAAAACTGGTCGGCACATCCCCTAAAAAGTTTACTTCCATAGTGCGGTTTCAGTCCGTACTGCGAGATCTGGAAGCAAATAAAGGCCTTACGGAAACCTGCTACGAAAACAACTTTTTTGACCAGGCCCACTTTATCAAAAGTTTCAAGCAGTTTACAGGACAAACTCCGGAGCAGTTTAGACACCCCTCTTAA
- a CDS encoding STAS/SEC14 domain-containing protein yields MENNLIRLHATENRFFDYDAEVPCITSTGHGFMMSQEFRDFMRRGLELIQEKIEENGKIGWLVDVRYVEVFEAQDTEWVVSYWNVKAYEAGLRFVAFILPENVFAMMNIEDYTEQSVISGTLTVQHFDNMESARNWLKEVV; encoded by the coding sequence ATGGAAAATAACTTAATCAGATTACACGCAACTGAAAACCGTTTTTTTGACTATGACGCGGAAGTGCCATGTATAACCAGCACTGGTCATGGCTTTATGATGTCTCAGGAATTCAGGGATTTTATGAGACGCGGCCTTGAGCTGATACAGGAGAAAATTGAAGAAAATGGTAAAATCGGCTGGTTGGTAGATGTACGTTATGTGGAGGTTTTTGAGGCGCAGGATACCGAATGGGTGGTAAGTTACTGGAACGTTAAAGCCTATGAAGCGGGACTCAGGTTTGTGGCGTTCATACTGCCCGAAAATGTTTTTGCAATGATGAATATTGAAGACTATACGGAACAGTCTGTTATAAGCGGTACCTTAACTGTTCAGCATTTTGATAACATGGAATCAGCCAGAAACTGGTTGAAAGAAGTGGTTTAA